In Leptospira fletcheri, the genomic window GAATACGTTTTCTCTTCCGTTCTATCTTCCTTTAGCTGTGCTCGGCTTTTCCCCTTTTATGTTCGTAATGGTCATTCAGATCAATTTCGCTTATCAGTTCTGGATCCACACTCGTCTTATACCTAAGCTAGGTTGGTTCGAATGGTTATGGAACACTCCTTCTCATCACAGAGTTCACCATGGAAGAGATCCGAAATATATAGATAAGAATTATGCCGGAACTTTTATCATCTGGGACAGATTCTTCGGTACGTTTCAGGAGGAGGAAGAAGAACCGATCTTCGGAATCGTAAAACCTATGACTACATGGAATCCGGTTCGAGCACAATTCGATTATTTTAGGGAGTTATTCGAACTGTCTTGGAAAACGAAATCTTGGAAAGACGCCTTTGCCGTTTGGTTTCGACCCCCCGGCTGGAAACCTAGGGACCTAGGGGAAAGCGTGATTCCTCCTGAAATCGATCGGAAAATTTATAGGAAGTTCGATACCGAGATCCCTGTTGCTTTGACCGTTTACACGATTCTCCAGTTCTTGTCTGCCATGGGCGCTTCCATGGTCTATATCGAATTTAAGAAGGAACTTCCTCTCTCCGAAATGATCGTTTTAGGTTTTTATATACTTTGGACGCTTCGGAATATCGGAACGATTTTCGAACTGAAAACGTCCGGAATCGTTCTGGAACTCGTTCGCTTGGCATCCATAGCCGCATTGACTTATGTGTATCCTTTCGATTTTACAAGAGTGGAAAAATTGAATGCACTGCTTGCTCCGGAAATCGTCGCCTCTCTTCCGAATCTAATGAAAGTCACTGCGATCGGATCCTTTTTGGTTTTAGGTGCGTTTCTCCTTTCCCAAAAACGGTTTTTCAGTGTCAAAGGATATTCCACGAAGGCGGCATAGAGGATCCGGGGTCCTTGTTTATCGGGCTGAAAATAAATTGACGAAGAGGGAAAATCGGGCTTATCTATTGAGCCTATGTCTTTTCGACCTTTTATCAGGTACTTTTCGATCTCCTGTATCCTATTAGGGTTTTTATCTTCTCCTGGATCCGTAATTTCACAGGAGTCGGAAGAGGAGACCCCTACCGCAATTACGGAAGCGTCAGATTCCCCTAAAACGATTTCTTATCTCGGAACGCCCCGCGTTCACTCGGTTCTGTTATACTCGGATTTCGCATATACGACTCGAATTGCGGAATTCAAACTTCCCGTAGGTTCTTCGGAAATCAGCCTAGGCGAGGTTCCGTATAATATTCTGGATAAAAGTGTCTCCGTTTCTTTTTCCGATGCGGGAAGAAAATTTAAAATTCGAGGCATTCGGGTTCTGGAAAGAGTGACTCGAAAATTTAAATCGAAAGAGACGGAGGAATTATCCCGGAGAAAAGAGTCGTTACTTCTTTCCCTCTCGACGAAGTCTAGAGAAGTTCAGGAACTCTTAGATTGGGAGACGAGTTTTAAATCCATCAAACCGGTGTTGAGGGAAGAAGAGGGCGTCATCGAAAAGGTGGATCCGGATTCTCTGTCCGGATTTCGGAAAACATTTTCGGATCTCTCGGAAGAGAATACCAAATTACGTTTATCTAAATTAGAGGAATTGGACCGAATCCGCGAGGAGTTCTATATCGTTAATGCCAAGCTCGATCATTTGGCCCAAGGAGATGTTCTCCGCCGAAAGGAAATTCGTCTGGAGGCCGAAGTAGAGACTGCCGGAACTTATAAACTCGAATACAAATATCTGATTCGAGGAGCCATTTGGTATCCCCGCTACACTCTGGATTTGAAACCTAACGGAAGCGAAGCGGAGCTAGGATGGTATGCTCTCGTTCGGAACGAAACCGGAGAGGACTGGAACGGGGTACGGTTGGAATTTTCCACCGCAAATCCGAACCAGGATTTGGATCTTCCCGATTATCGGGAGCTGAGGATTACTTCCCGCGTGATCGCCGCGGAAGAAAAGGAATATTCCGGTTCCGAAGATAGGGATATAGATTATAGCCGAGCTAAGAAATCCTCCGCGGGACCTCCGGCTGCCGCGCCGGTCATGGCAAAAGAAGCTAGAAAAAAAGTATATCGTCCGTCTACCAGTCATGCCAAAGCGGACGATTTGAAATCGGAAGATTCCGATACGCAAAACGAGAATCCGTTGGAAAAATCCCGTATGATCATAGAGGGGAATTTCAAAGGGCAATCCAATTCCCTTCAAGTCGAGGAAAATATGGGCCAACTTAGAGGGGATTTGGCCAACCAGAAAACCTTTTTCGATCAAGGTTCGTACGAGGATTCTATTCGATACGGAAAAGAAGCGCTAAGGCGTTTTTCCGGCTTACGGGAAAGTTCTCGTAAGGAATTGAAGGAGATAGAATCCCAAGTTCAGATTCTATTAAATCGATCTTCTCAATTGAATTCGGACAGAAAATACGCTTACAGTCTGATCGCCCCTGGATTGTCGTCCGAAGGATTCGATTTTCGTTATATATCCCAATCGAAGGAGATCATTCCTTCTGACAAGACTTTAAATCGGGTCTTTTTGCGTAAAAGGACGGTTCCGGTTACACCTACTTACGAGTCTTCTCCTTTGACGGGAGAAGACGCCTATCTGACCGTAGTATCCACGAATCAGGAACGGGAGCCTTTGCTTTCCGGTCCGCTGGAAATTTATTCCGGCGAGAATCTGCTAGGCACGACTTCCGTGTCGACCTTGAAGCCCGGGGAAAAAATCAGAATGGAATTGGGTCCGGATCGGGACGTAAAAATCGTAAGACGGGAAGAAAAATTCGAGGATAAGTCGGGGCTCATTTCCAGGAAAAAGACGATCCGTCATCGGATCGGAATTTCGATCAAAAATAATAAGAAGCGGAAAATCCTATTCCGACTGATAGATCGGATACCGTACACTGTGGACGACAGCGTGGAAATCCGCTGGAATTTAGGTCCCGACAAACCGGAAAAAACGGAAGACGGCATATTAACGTATGAAGCGGAGATCCCTGCAGGTTCTTCCAAGAAAATCGAATTCGAATACACGATTTCTTATCCCGCAAACAACGTTTTAAGGGACTCTTCCGGAACAGGATCTTATTAAGGGAGAATAAGGGAAATGAAACCGAATTATATTAGAAATTTGTTTTTACTCGTTTCCTTTTCGCTTTTCTGCGAAGGCATTTTCGCGGTGGGTGGCGATTTTCCGATTCGGGAGATAACGGTGCACCAAGGTACCGCACAGGTTTTACGAACGGGCAAAATCCAACTTTCCCCCGGAGCGAACCGGATCGTAGTTCCGAATTTGCCCGTTTCTCTGTTGGAGGAGAGCCTTATGGCCGGCACCGACTCGGAACAATCGGAAGTGACGGGCACGAGAACTTGGAAAGAAGAAGGCACTGCAGCGTCCAATCCGGAAGTTGCCCAACTCCAAAGAAGGATACAAAATCTACAGAAAGATTTGGAAGCGGTCGTCTCCAAAGAGAACGATCTGAAATCCGAAAAGGATCTTCTCGCCGAATTCCGTAAGAAAGTCTCGGAGACCGTCAGCCGCAATCTCATGTATGGAAGAGTGGAGTCGGACGGTAAAAACTGGGGAACCTATCTGAGGAAAAATAGAGAGGACTCTTTTTCCCTATTTTCCCATTGGGAAAAGGTGGAGAAAAATAAGAAAAACCTTCAGAACGAGTTGGAAGAGGAGAAAGCGAAACTTTCCCTTCTCCTTTCTCAGGCGGAAAAAAGCAGACGCATTACCTGGGTTCAGATCGTAAATACTTCCGGCGAGGTGAAAACCGCGGAACTTCGTCTGAGTTACTTGGTTCCGAATGCGACTTGGAAGCCGACGTACATTCTTACGTCTAACGATTCCGCCGAGAAAGTCCAATTCGAATCTTTGGCCGAGGTCCGTCAGGAAACGGGAGAAGATTGGCAAGGAGTCAGATTGACTTTGTCCACTACCCGACCGGACCAGTCCCAAAGACGCAATCGCTTGCATCCGCAGAGGATTTACGACCAAGAAGTTGCAGTAAGAAAAGAAGTCCTAAACACGCAAACCCAATCGGTTGGCGCGGCACAAATGGAACCTTCGCAAACCGCTTCTCAAAATGCTCCGGAATCCCAGGCGACATCCGAAAGAGGAGGCGGTTTTCTATTCCGATTGCCTAAACTAGTCAATCTTCCTTCCCAAAAAGAATCCAGAAAACTCGAAATGAGTTCTTTTAACATTGCAGCAAAGATCCGCACGATCGCTTCTCCTCGATACAAGCCCTTTCCTTTGCAGGAGGCTAGCTTCCTGAATGCGGGAGAGTTTCCGATTTTGCCGGGGGAAGTCTCTTTGTTTCGCAATTCCGGATTAATCGGAACGACTCGGGTTCCTTATACCAGCCCGGGGGAATCGGTTTCCGTTTCCTTAGGTACGGAAGGAAGTCTTCGGCTTTCCTACAGAAAAGAGTCCAACCAGACTCGAGAAGGTTTGATCACTTCCCAGAAGGTACTGGAGAAACGAGTCTATCTGACTTTGGAAAATTTCGGTAAGGAAGCGAAATCCGTTTTAGTCCGGGATCAAATTCCGATTTCCGAATTGGCCAGCGTTACTGTGGAGATCGTAAAAGAAAGAACTACGGCGGGAGCAAAGGAATTTCGTCCGAACTCGGGAATCTACGAATGGCGTCTAGAAATTCCGCCGGCGAGTAAGAGGGAAGTAAAATTGGAATACCGAGTCAGTTTTCCGAGTGATCAGGACCTGAACCTTCCGTGAAATCTTTGCCGATCTGGACCTCTTGGCTGATTCCGACGACCTGAGGAACTCCCGACATGTCCCAGAGTTCGAGGACTGCGGAAGTTCCAATTCCCTTCACGGCCACGAAAGAGAATTTCCCCCTACCGGCGCTTTGGCTCGGGCAGACGGTTTCTAGTCTGCTTACCTTTTCGGGATTTTCGGGTCTTAGTTTGCCCAATTGGGTCGGTTTGAGGGAATCGGTACCTGGGGATTTCAGGTTCATCGTGATACAACGATCCTTTAAACCCGGATGATCGAATTCGAAAGTAACCGTGTATCCGTTTTTGTTTTCGTCCACTTTGGTTCTTTCCCAATTTAGGATTCGGATCGGAGAAGAATTTCCTGTAGGTCTGGAACCGGAGTTTTCGGATATCTTGGAAACTGTTTCCTGATGGAGAAGTTTTTCCACAGCCGACTGGAAGTCGCCGTCGCCGTCCACGTTGAAATAGGAGCCTTTACCTAGCTTTGCCAAGGATTGCATGGCGGCTCTTTCTTCAGGTTTCAATCCGAGTCCGATGATGTTCATCCGGAAATCGATCCCTTTTGATTGGAGTATTTTTAGTTCTTTTTCGGGATCACCGTAACAACTTTCGATTCCGTCCGTAACCAGGATCAATTCCACAGGTCTTTTTTTTCCGGAAAGATAGGTTCCCGCGACTCTGATGGATTCCGCTAACGGAGTGGCGCCGGAGGGAGTCAATCCGTAGAGTTTATTACGAAATTTTGATTTATCATCCTCAAAAGGCTGGTAAAGTCTTGAAGATTGACATCCCGGAAGCCTGTTTCCGTAGGCGATGAATCCTACCGTTGTGCGCTCGGAGAGGCCGTCCACATAATGTTTTACGTGTTTTTTGGCCAAATGAATCTTTTGGTAGATTCCTAGATACTCGTTCATCGAGCCGCTTGCATCCAAAACGAAAAGCTTGGCGCGTTCTTCGGAATCCGTCGATCCGGGAAAAAGATCGGATGCGAATATCGGTAGCGAAAGGGCGTACCAGTAAGCGACGAAAAGGAGAATCCCCATCCGAGAAAATCGATAGGAATGTCGAAGGAGAAAGATCTGAATTTTCCGCATGATTAGGGAGCTCATATTTCTTATCGGAAAACGAGGAAAAACCATAAGGGGAATGCGAAGGTCCTAAAAAAGGTCGCGACTTTCTAGGACATAATCATGCGCGTTTTAACCGGCCCGTCGATTCCAAAATACGAATTGGGGAAAAGAAGTATTCTCTCCGAAGCGGACCCGAACCATGGAAAGAGAGCCGTATTCCAGAGAGGCGCGGAAAGCGTTCTCCAAAGGGAATCCAAGGACGATGGATGCGATACACCGAATGACTCCGCCATGACTGACCCAGGCTTCCCTGTATTCTTCGCTTTCTCCTTCTTCCTTTCTGGTTTTCTCCCATGCGCGCCCTTCCTTTAAAGCTTCTTCCCAAGCTTCGGAAACTCGGGTTCGCAAATCGGAATACGTTTCTCCGTCAGGCGGAGAACGATGAACGTAATTTTCCATCCAGAGATCCGTTTCTTCACGGGGGATTTCCTCCCAGAGTTTCCCTTCCCAAGCTCCGAAATTCAATTCACGAATTCTGGGATCGACTTTCCAGGCGGGAGGTTTTCCAATCGCTTCCCATCGTTTGCTTAGGAATTCCGCCAGACTATAACACCGAAATAGGGGACTCGTTCGTATCGAATTCATTCGTTCCGGAAGGATCTTTGAGAGTTCGCCGGCTTCCTTTTCAAAGGTGGCTGGAAGACCCAAATCGGTCCAGCCGTAACAGGTCCCAGGTTCCACTTCGGGAGTCGTATGACGGATTAGTAATATTTCCATGCGACTATCGTCCCTAGCAGAAAAAGTATCTCCGTGACTTGCTGAACTGCGCCTAGGCAATCTCCCGTATATCCCCCGAGCCGTTTGTTATAAAAATTTCGTAAAGTAACGAAACCTAATAATTGAAAACCGAGAGGAATAAGAGTCATAAGGGAATATCGAAGCGGATCGGAGCTTTGAATGAAAGGGAGCAAAAGGGAAGGTCCCAATCCCCAGATCGCGGAAATAAAAACGTCGGATGCTTTCATCGATTTGACGATCGATTTTACTTTGGAAAGTTCGTCTTCTCTCGCATAAGGTAAGGATATTGCCATCATGTTCGCAAAAAGTCTGCTCGATGCATGGGAACTCCAAATCGCGATCGCGAAGAAAAAGAAAGGAAGATCCGCCAGAAAAAAATAGCAGACCGACTTTAAGAGTAAAAGGAGAACGATGCCGATTACACCGAAAGCTCCGATCCGGCTGTCTTTCATGATCCCCAGGATTTTTTCCTTGTTCCAACCTCCGCCGAAACCGTCGCAGACGTCCGTAAATCCGTCTTCGTGGAAAGCTCCCGTGGCAAAAACGGAGGCACAAATCGAAAGAATGGCGGCGATCATCGTAGGCAGAATTTGCCGGCTTCCTAAAAATACCGAAAGAGTCAGACAGGCGATGATCCAACCTACGAGAGGAAAGTATCTTACCGAAGAAGCGAGCAGCTCTTCGGAATGTTCCACCCAATCCGGCACGGCGATTCGAGTGTTAAAGCGTACCGAAGATAAAAATAGGACCAGCTCTCGACGAAGGAAACGAATCATAGAAGTCTTTCACCGAGACTAAGACGAATGCGAAAGTATGCACGAAAAATTCTGATTTTTTTTCTCCTTACTTTAAGGACTTAGATTTCTCGCAATCACTCCGTCTATATCCGGGGTGCCATTCCCTGCCGGAATTGGAAGAGAAGGTTGGACTGTAATTGCAGGAACTAGTTTGATATAAAGAAACCCGTTCGTCTGGAGATCGTTTTTTAAGGTTCCCGTGCAACCGGATCCGGTGGCTCCGAAATTCGGTTCTGCCAAATCGAATCCGTCTCCGCCGCCGCCTCCGTGAACTACATCCGGATTGTATACGGCGGATACAGTCATCGGATTCGATTCCTGATTCAAAACGAAGGGGGTGATTCCTGCAAATCTCGCCCAAACGGAAGGATCGTTGGAAAAGACACTCGGGTTCGAGTTCGTGTAGGTAGGGTTCCAACCGCACCAATTTGTTAGGTCGTTGCCGACTTCCACCACGATCGGTTCCAAGAAAACTGAGTTAAATGGATTCGTGTTGTTTTGGACTCCGATGAAGAACGGATTTTCATAAACCATAAAATCAATCCCAGGTCCGGGCAGTACCTTTTTTCCTGACCAGCCTAGAACCAAAAGGGCACCGACTCCGGAAGGATCCAAAGTATAAACGTCCAGAGAACCGTCGAAAAGGTCGATTCCTCGGACGCCGTTAGCAGAACAGTAGGAATCTTTGAAACCGATCCCGCTATTTGCGGGAGCGGAAACGATCTGATCGCCTACGTAGATATTGCCGGACTCCTTCGGTAAGAAACTTCGACAATTGCTCGTAGTTCCGGATCCGCCACCCTGTAGTAACTGGGTCAATGCCGCTATCGACACCTCGCTACCCGATTCGGATTTGCTTTGACAGGAAACGGAAAACCCTATCCCCAAAAGGGCGCCGGTAAGAAAATGAAGGATTTTATTTTTCGCCATTCTACTCCTCTTTTTCGAGCGGGAAGCGCGGGCTTTGCTCTCTTATTTCGATTGCAATCTGCTCCAGACTGTGGGGGAAAATCCGCTGTTTAGGCCGCAACCCGTATTGATATTGGTCGGGTCCGAATAGTAATCCACATTGGATGCTTTGGCTGCGGCCAAAGTCGTTTGGTTACTCACGCCAGAAAGGTCGGGGCAAATATACAGATATCCGCCGTTGTACGTCCACCGATACCAGGCGTAGTCTCCTGCGGAATACGTGGAGTCCGATCTGAATCTTACGTAGACTACCTGGCGATTCAAATCGACTTCCTGAACTTCTCCGTAAAGATGGCTTGCACCGTATCCGGTATCGTAATCATATCTAGTAATTAACGAATTTGT contains:
- a CDS encoding adenosylcobinamide-GDP ribazoletransferase, whose translation is MIRFLRRELVLFLSSVRFNTRIAVPDWVEHSEELLASSVRYFPLVGWIIACLTLSVFLGSRQILPTMIAAILSICASVFATGAFHEDGFTDVCDGFGGGWNKEKILGIMKDSRIGAFGVIGIVLLLLLKSVCYFFLADLPFFFFAIAIWSSHASSRLFANMMAISLPYAREDELSKVKSIVKSMKASDVFISAIWGLGPSLLLPFIQSSDPLRYSLMTLIPLGFQLLGFVTLRNFYNKRLGGYTGDCLGAVQQVTEILFLLGTIVAWKYY
- a CDS encoding sterol desaturase family protein, which gives rise to MEKNIIELITPAFFVLAFAELFWVLAAKKPFYRYKDSVNNLSAGVFMQVFTVFITVGLVGIYAWIYEKCRLLTLSDSSWQAWIVCYVLADFFYYWYHRFAHEINVFWASHVAHHQSEDYNFTVALRQGVLQNTFSLPFYLPLAVLGFSPFMFVMVIQINFAYQFWIHTRLIPKLGWFEWLWNTPSHHRVHHGRDPKYIDKNYAGTFIIWDRFFGTFQEEEEEPIFGIVKPMTTWNPVRAQFDYFRELFELSWKTKSWKDAFAVWFRPPGWKPRDLGESVIPPEIDRKIYRKFDTEIPVALTVYTILQFLSAMGASMVYIEFKKELPLSEMIVLGFYILWTLRNIGTIFELKTSGIVLELVRLASIAALTYVYPFDFTRVEKLNALLAPEIVASLPNLMKVTAIGSFLVLGAFLLSQKRFFSVKGYSTKAA
- a CDS encoding mucoidy inhibitor MuiA family protein translates to MKPNYIRNLFLLVSFSLFCEGIFAVGGDFPIREITVHQGTAQVLRTGKIQLSPGANRIVVPNLPVSLLEESLMAGTDSEQSEVTGTRTWKEEGTAASNPEVAQLQRRIQNLQKDLEAVVSKENDLKSEKDLLAEFRKKVSETVSRNLMYGRVESDGKNWGTYLRKNREDSFSLFSHWEKVEKNKKNLQNELEEEKAKLSLLLSQAEKSRRITWVQIVNTSGEVKTAELRLSYLVPNATWKPTYILTSNDSAEKVQFESLAEVRQETGEDWQGVRLTLSTTRPDQSQRRNRLHPQRIYDQEVAVRKEVLNTQTQSVGAAQMEPSQTASQNAPESQATSERGGGFLFRLPKLVNLPSQKESRKLEMSSFNIAAKIRTIASPRYKPFPLQEASFLNAGEFPILPGEVSLFRNSGLIGTTRVPYTSPGESVSVSLGTEGSLRLSYRKESNQTREGLITSQKVLEKRVYLTLENFGKEAKSVLVRDQIPISELASVTVEIVKERTTAGAKEFRPNSGIYEWRLEIPPASKREVKLEYRVSFPSDQDLNLP
- a CDS encoding DUF4139 domain-containing protein, whose amino-acid sequence is MSFRPFIRYFSISCILLGFLSSPGSVISQESEEETPTAITEASDSPKTISYLGTPRVHSVLLYSDFAYTTRIAEFKLPVGSSEISLGEVPYNILDKSVSVSFSDAGRKFKIRGIRVLERVTRKFKSKETEELSRRKESLLLSLSTKSREVQELLDWETSFKSIKPVLREEEGVIEKVDPDSLSGFRKTFSDLSEENTKLRLSKLEELDRIREEFYIVNAKLDHLAQGDVLRRKEIRLEAEVETAGTYKLEYKYLIRGAIWYPRYTLDLKPNGSEAELGWYALVRNETGEDWNGVRLEFSTANPNQDLDLPDYRELRITSRVIAAEEKEYSGSEDRDIDYSRAKKSSAGPPAAAPVMAKEARKKVYRPSTSHAKADDLKSEDSDTQNENPLEKSRMIIEGNFKGQSNSLQVEENMGQLRGDLANQKTFFDQGSYEDSIRYGKEALRRFSGLRESSRKELKEIESQVQILLNRSSQLNSDRKYAYSLIAPGLSSEGFDFRYISQSKEIIPSDKTLNRVFLRKRTVPVTPTYESSPLTGEDAYLTVVSTNQEREPLLSGPLEIYSGENLLGTTSVSTLKPGEKIRMELGPDRDVKIVRREEKFEDKSGLISRKKTIRHRIGISIKNNKKRKILFRLIDRIPYTVDDSVEIRWNLGPDKPEKTEDGILTYEAEIPAGSSKKIEFEYTISYPANNVLRDSSGTGSY
- a CDS encoding LIC_13355 family lipoprotein, producing MAKNKILHFLTGALLGIGFSVSCQSKSESGSEVSIAALTQLLQGGGSGTTSNCRSFLPKESGNIYVGDQIVSAPANSGIGFKDSYCSANGVRGIDLFDGSLDVYTLDPSGVGALLVLGWSGKKVLPGPGIDFMVYENPFFIGVQNNTNPFNSVFLEPIVVEVGNDLTNWCGWNPTYTNSNPSVFSNDPSVWARFAGITPFVLNQESNPMTVSAVYNPDVVHGGGGGDGFDLAEPNFGATGSGCTGTLKNDLQTNGFLYIKLVPAITVQPSLPIPAGNGTPDIDGVIARNLSP
- a CDS encoding LIC13354 family exoprotein yields the protein MGRTKSIVRVSAFGILFAMNLGCFENKKNDHNDQTTGLLALLSINPTLGNYVYYNGTPNYPGGTYTAAGNVAVGEYNITNSLITRYDYDTGYGASHLYGEVQEVDLNRQVVYVRFRSDSTYSAGDYAWYRWTYNGGYLYICPDLSGVSNQTTLAAAKASNVDYYSDPTNINTGCGLNSGFSPTVWSRLQSK
- a CDS encoding histidine phosphatase family protein; translation: MEILLIRHTTPEVEPGTCYGWTDLGLPATFEKEAGELSKILPERMNSIRTSPLFRCYSLAEFLSKRWEAIGKPPAWKVDPRIRELNFGAWEGKLWEEIPREETDLWMENYVHRSPPDGETYSDLRTRVSEAWEEALKEGRAWEKTRKEEGESEEYREAWVSHGGVIRCIASIVLGFPLENAFRASLEYGSLSMVRVRFGENTSFPQFVFWNRRAG
- a CDS encoding vWA domain-containing protein, translating into MSSLIMRKIQIFLLRHSYRFSRMGILLFVAYWYALSLPIFASDLFPGSTDSEERAKLFVLDASGSMNEYLGIYQKIHLAKKHVKHYVDGLSERTTVGFIAYGNRLPGCQSSRLYQPFEDDKSKFRNKLYGLTPSGATPLAESIRVAGTYLSGKKRPVELILVTDGIESCYGDPEKELKILQSKGIDFRMNIIGLGLKPEERAAMQSLAKLGKGSYFNVDGDGDFQSAVEKLLHQETVSKISENSGSRPTGNSSPIRILNWERTKVDENKNGYTVTFEFDHPGLKDRCITMNLKSPGTDSLKPTQLGKLRPENPEKVSRLETVCPSQSAGRGKFSFVAVKGIGTSAVLELWDMSGVPQVVGISQEVQIGKDFTEGSGPDHSEN